The following DNA comes from Neoarius graeffei isolate fNeoGra1 chromosome 25, fNeoGra1.pri, whole genome shotgun sequence.
CATCAAGGAGTGACTGAATATGAATAGTAAAAGCAAATCCCAGTGTTTCTCAATATGAATAAAGTATTTGAGTTCGACAGTACAGTTATATACGACACAAAATTTCTGTATTCTGTACGCAATGTCATGTGGGTTAATTTTCAGCTTGGTGTTAAATGTTTATCAAGTTGATAAGGACTAAAATTCAAAGAGGACAATCCTTATGAAACAACACAATCAGTTTTAGGATATTCACAGATTGTGCTTGTGTAATTATATCCATGATAAAGGTAACCTGAAGTCACAAAATGATATCTTCTTTAACACGTGGTTTTATCAGGAATTTTTCAAATGTTCTCTGTGGATGAGCTTTTGCGTTTTACCAGCTGCTCCATTTGAGCTTTCTGGTATGGCATCATGCACTCTTTGAAGTCCTGAACCTGTGTCTTGCATTTCCTCCAGTCTTCATTCTCCATTATGCACTTCTGAATTGCATAATGGAGTG
Coding sequences within:
- the LOC132873483 gene encoding cytochrome c oxidase assembly factor 4 homolog, mitochondrial; amino-acid sequence: MASHSSSLTHDQSKPEEENDLVDRLISKTGCSALHYAIQKCIMENEDWRKCKTQVQDFKECMMPYQKAQMEQLVKRKSSSTENI